From the Ignavibacteria bacterium genome, the window TTTGTATGAGGAAAAGTCAGGAGACCTGCCAATGTTTTTTTCACAACACCTTCGAGGGAAGTTGGCGGAACAATGCATTTAGCAGGTTCATTTTCCCATCTTCTTTATTGAGGATGGGATTTTTTTTTATCAATATTTATCTACATGTATCTATGAAATATTTTTTTCTTTTTTTAATTTCTACTTCACTTCTCTTTGCCGACGATATCGATTCGACGAAACAATATAACGTTGATGAAGTCGTTGTAACAGGAACACGCAGCAAAGTTTTTTCGAGAAAACTTTCTTCGTCGGTAACAATGATTGACAATTTGTTGATTCAAACAAAAACAGGGAACTCGTATGCATCTGCTTTGCAAGGCACATCTGGACTTTTTATAAAATCGTACGGAGGCAATGCAATGCTGAATACGCTTTCGTTGCGTGGAATGGCTCCCGAGCATACGGCGTTTCTTGTTGATGGAGTACGAATCAACAGTGCACAAAACGGATTGGTGGATTTGGGAATTTTCTCTTCATCGAACATTGAGCGCATCGAAATCTTAAAAGGTGGAAGTTCATCGCTATATGGAACGGGTGCTGTTGGCGGGGTAGTGAATATCATTTCAAAAAAACCGAAAGAAAATTTTTCGCTGAATGTTTTATCCTCATTCGGTTCCTTTGGACATCGGGTGTTTGAACAAAATATTCATTTGCAACAAAGTGAGGATTTGAAAATTCTTGCAACGCTTCACAATGAAACAGGAGACGGGAATTATCAATTTTATTTTTTTGACGGAACGAAACGAACATTGATGCGACGCGGTAATGCTGATTATTCACTGAAATTTTTTTCCAGCAGTATTGATTGGAATGCACACAACAATATTTCAGCAGCGTTGAATTTCAATATTGAAGATGCAAAACGCGGTTCCCCGAATCCGGTATATTCTCTTTCCGATGATGGAAAAGCGCGATTGAATGATAATAACATTCGTACAAATTTTGTTGTTGAATGGAGTGACAAATCCAAAGTGTTTGCGACGTTGCATTCTTCTTTTCAATATGGAAATGAAACGTACAGAGATCCGCAATGGCAAATCAATTCTTACTATGTGAATCGCGCTGCTGTTCTTGAGCCAACAATCCGGTACGTGTTTTCCAATAATTTTTCTTGTATCGTTGGAGGAGAATTTTCGCGAAATTGGATTCGAAGCAATGAACTTACAGACGTTGAAAGAAATCAACAAAGTGTTTTCTTCTCATCGGAAATTTTGGCTTCAAAGTTTTTGTCTTCGCCATTGGAAACGATATTGTATCCTTCGATTCGGTTCGACAATATTTCCGACGTTGGCAATTCAGTAAATCCGAAACTCGGTATCAATGTAGGTGTTTTTGAAGAACCTGAATTACGTATTCGCACATCGTACGGAACATCATTTCATGCCCCAACGTTTAATAATTTATATTACAATTTTTTTGGAAATCCCAATTTAAAACCGGAGCGTTCGACAAGTTTTGATGCCGGAATTGTCGGCGTAATAAATATGGTTGGGAAACTACAACTTGAAGTAAATTATTTTTCAATAGATACGCGAGAGAGAATTGTATGGGTTCCGTTGAGTAATTTCAGCGGGATGTTAAAAAATGTTGGGCGCGTTCAATCGGAAGGAATCGAATGGGAAGGAACATGGAAATTGTTGGAAGAACGTCTTTCGATTACTATAAATTCCATGTTGAATTCTGTAAGAAAGTTACAGAAAGATTCTGCCAACGATGCGACATACAACAAAGAACTTCCATATTTACCGAAACAAACAATGAATCTTTCGACAAGTTACAGCATTTATGATGTTACTTTTTCTTTTCAACATTCAATAATACGTGAGCGATATACTGACGAAGCGAATATCGGAAAACTTTCCGATATCAATATTTCATCGGCGGCACTACTGTATCGCTTTTCGTTCGAGAATATGCATCCGTTGATAAAAATAGAAGCGTCCAATATTTTCAACGAATCGTATCAAATCATTCAGGATTATCCGATGCCGTTGCGCGAAATTCGATTG encodes:
- a CDS encoding TonB-dependent receptor, which codes for CMRKSQETCQCFFHNTFEGSWRNNAFSRFIFPSSLLRMGFFFINIYLHVSMKYFFLFLISTSLLFADDIDSTKQYNVDEVVVTGTRSKVFSRKLSSSVTMIDNLLIQTKTGNSYASALQGTSGLFIKSYGGNAMLNTLSLRGMAPEHTAFLVDGVRINSAQNGLVDLGIFSSSNIERIEILKGGSSSLYGTGAVGGVVNIISKKPKENFSLNVLSSFGSFGHRVFEQNIHLQQSEDLKILATLHNETGDGNYQFYFFDGTKRTLMRRGNADYSLKFFSSSIDWNAHNNISAALNFNIEDAKRGSPNPVYSLSDDGKARLNDNNIRTNFVVEWSDKSKVFATLHSSFQYGNETYRDPQWQINSYYVNRAAVLEPTIRYVFSNNFSCIVGGEFSRNWIRSNELTDVERNQQSVFFSSEILASKFLSSPLETILYPSIRFDNISDVGNSVNPKLGINVGVFEEPELRIRTSYGTSFHAPTFNNLYYNFFGNPNLKPERSTSFDAGIVGVINMVGKLQLEVNYFSIDTRERIVWVPLSNFSGMLKNVGRVQSEGIEWEGTWKLLEERLSITINSMLNSVRKLQKDSANDATYNKELPYLPKQTMNLSTSYSIYDVTFSFQHSIIRERYTDEANIGKLSDINISSAALLYRFSFENMHPLIKIEASNIFNESYQIIQDYPMPLREIRLTVSLQYQQRK